The Marivirga tractuosa DSM 4126 genome contains the following window.
TAATTGAGTAATTTCTACTGGAAAATAATCCATATTTACTATTGCACCAGATGCATCTTCAATATACTGCATTTCAATATCATAGCTTTCTTGGTTTAACTGCTGAACTCTGTCTTTTACAGCTTGATTAGGTTTATGTTCGGCAAGATCTTTCCAAGCCTGACTCAATTCTTCGCATGGTATATCAATTAAAGCGAAGGGGTCTTCTTCTAAAATTGATTTAAGAATCGCAGTTCTTACCTCAACTTCATCAACACATACTCCATCAATTCTTACTTCTCCATCACCGCACTCTGGCAATGGTGTTGGTCCGTTAAGGGGAGGCTCTAATCCAATAAGGTCATCTTCTGCTTCTCCTGGGTCTGAAGGACTGCCACCATCATCGTCTGGTGAACTGGGATCTCCAGAACTACCTCCTCCTGGACTAGTACCTCCACCTGTCTCGGTATCTGGAAATGGGGTGCCCCAATCTGATCCGTCACTATCACCCCCACCTTCATCGCAATCTCCCGAGGTAATTTCAATGACATAGACTTCCTCTGCATCATCGCAGGGACGACCAAGATTTGAATTCCAACAATCATATTCTACAATAACTTCAACATCTTCTACGCAGTCTTGACTGGAGGATCTTCGATTGAATTGATTGCCGAAAGAATATCTTAATAATGGCTCTCCCGATAAATTGTATTTATTTACTTCTTGAAGAGCGTTAGTTGGACTGCTATCTGTATCGGTTTGATATTCATATTTAAATAGAGCGGCATAAAACCCATCAGATTTTTCTTTCAACACTAAATTAAGAAAGTTATTTTCATCTTGTTGCGCTATGGAAAAGGTATAATTGGAATAGTTACCATTACCTTTTTGAACAATTTGAAGTACTCGACTTTGATCTACCATGTCCCAACTGAATTGAAAGGGAAAGTTGGTTCTATGGTTAGGTCGGTTCATAAACTCTTTTGCCTGCATAAAGGCTTCATTTAGTTTTTCTGAATCTTCTAGCCTAATATAGCCATTTTTTGCCACTTCAGCAGGTAAATCAGCTTCCACATTATTCTCTTGGCAAGAGAATATAAAAGCCAAAAAGAAAATTAGGCCTAGTGAAGCAAGTTTGTAGAGTTTAAGAATATTGATTGACTTGTAAACACAGCTGTGTTTGGGGAAATTTGGTTTCATATTTTTTATTTAAATGGTTTTGTGGCAATTGTGCCTAACAATTAAATATAGTCACCCCCCAGGTGACTATATATCTATTATGTCAGTCTAAACTTAATGATAATTATAATGGAAGCAAAAGCTGTACAAATTGACCTAAAGCAACAATTCTATCATTAACCGTAAAATTAAACGTATAATTCTACGCTAGAAATCAACCTAGTCTCTTATGATTATTTGCTTTCCAACTCTTTAATTGCCAGCCAAGCCATTAATCCCATTCCAGTTTCCAACGCAAGTGGATCAATATCAAAAGTTGGGGTATGTACAGAGGAGTTGATTCCTTTCGCTTCGTTTCGAACTCCTAATCGATAAAAGCAGGCATCGGTAGCCTGAGAAAAGTAGGCAAAGTCTTCAGCAGCCATCCACAAATCCAAGTCCTCCACATTTTCCTCTCCTAAAAATTCTATGGCATTGGCTTTGGCTCTTTCGGTCAATTCGGGCTCATTCACCAAAAATGGATAGCCTTTTCTGATTTCGAATTCGCATTTAGCACCCATGCTTTCTGCCATTCCCTCTGCCATTTTTCTCATCTTCTTTTGAGCAGAAGCTCTCCATTCCTCATCCATGGTGCGGAAAGTACCTTCTAAATAGACCTCATTCGGAATTACATTGGTAGCTCCCTCGGCAATTACTTTCCCAAAAGATAATACAGATGGGATTTTAGGACTGGCATGTCGGCTTACAATTTGCTGCAAAGCGACTAAGATATGGGCTGTGATAATGACAGGATCAACATTCAATTCTGGCATAGCACCATGACCGCCTTTTCCAATGACTTTCATGTATAATTCATCCGTGCTGGCCATATACATGCCGCTTCGGAATCCTACTTTACCAGCATCTATTAAAGGCATTACATGCTGACCTATGATATTATTCACATCAGGTTTTGTCAAAACGCCTTCCTTAATCATTTTAGATGCGCCACCCGGAACTCTTTCCTCTCCTGGTTGAAAAATCACCTTGATCGTGCCTTCGAAATGTTCTTTTAATTGATTTAAGATTTTTACTGTGCCCAGCATGGAAGAGGTATGGACATCATGCCCACAAGCGTGCATGACCCCCACATTCTGGCTTTTATAAGGAACCTCATTTTGCTCTGTAATAGGAAGGGCGTCAATATCAGCTCTAAGCGCAGTTACTTTTTTATCTGGATTTTTCCCTTTGATTAAAACCACGGTGCCGGTATCTGCCACTCCTGTTTGATGCTCAATTCCCCATTCTGTTAAGGTTTTACTGATGAATTTAGCGGTTTCAAACTCTTCGAATGAGAGTTCTGGATTGCGGTGCAGATGTTCTCGTAATCCTTTAATTTCTTCGAACTGTGACTTTGCCAGTGATTGAATCTCTGATTTTAAATCCATTTTATGTTTTGATTTTAAGTCTTTGGCTAGTAGTCTTTATTGAATAATTGGCGACAAAGAATCATTTGCAGTCCTATTATCCAGCGCCAGAGGCGCTAGTAATCATCACCATCCAGAGGATAGCGTTAGAGATAAAGTAATTTCCTTCCGCTAGCGTCTCGCTAGTGGAAATTACTAACGTCTCTGGCGGATTTTATTTATTATTAATAACCTATTAACCTACTATGCCAGGGCATTAGTAAAAATCACATGCCCCAATTAATTAATATAAATCCTTTGCGGAACGGAGATAGCACTTGGAAACTTTGGTTTCAGTTTTAATAGGGTTCTTTGCACTTCCAGTCTTTCTGTAAATCTTCCAACCCTCACTTTGTAAATTGGCTGTTTGTATTCCACATCTGTTCTTATTTCTGGAAGAACAACTCTTGCTGTATCTCTGGCAGCATAAGCTTCAGAACTACTACTACCACTATAAACCTGAATTGAGTACCCATTTACATAGCGAATCTCCTTATTGTTCTCTGCTAAGGTATCTAGCTTTTTATTCAGTAATTCGGTGACATCAGCATTGGGCTCGAAGTTTTCACTTGTCGTTCTAAAAGCGCTTTCCTCTTCTACCATTTTATAGCTAGTATCAACTTCAGGTCGATATTGGCTTAAATCTTCACTGTATGATTTACTTGCAGTTGAAGTAGGTTGAGTTGTTACACAACCTATAATTAAAAACCCAACTAAAAAAAACGCTATATAGGCTCCAAATTTATTCATCTAATAAAACACATTTATTGCTTTTAACATCCTCTTCCACCGTCTTGAACTTGACGTCTTTCTTTACACTTCCGTCTTGATACTGAACAGAAACTCTGTCATTTCTCCCTACTACCTTTTCAGATTTTGCTGGCATCTGCTTCTCTACTGGTGGTCTGTTTTTATTTTGACCTCCACTTAATACAGAACCTGACTCTTCTTTACTTTCTTTATAATTCTGCTGCTGTTTTCTTTGAGCAGCCGTCTGAACCTGAGAACTATCTTGAACTGGTAAATCAAGTTTCATCATAAATGAACTAGTATCTTCATTCAATTTACCGATAAATCTTTTGAATAGCTCAAAACCTTCAAATTTATAAATCAATAAAGGGTCTTTCTGCTCGTATACAGCATTTTGAACGGACTGCTTTAAGTCATCCATTTCTCTCAAATGCTCTTTCCAGTTTTCATCAATGATGGCTAGCGTAGAGATTTTCTCCATGGAAAGTATCAATTCCTGACCTTCAGTATCCAGATTTTTCTGTAGATCAGTGACTACCCCAATTTGCTTTTTACCATCTGTAAATGGAACCATGATTTCTTTCACGGTTGCCCCTTTGGTTTTAGAAATATCTTTTAGAATAGGGAACGCCTTTTCTCTTATTTTATCATTTTTAGCTTTATAAGAAGAATACACATGATTGTACAATTTCTCAGTCAGCTCGTTTGGCTTCATTGCTTCGTAATCTTCTTTGCTGATTTCAAAATCAATTCCGAAAGTACCTAGAATGCTTAATCTGAAGTCATCAAATGCATCCATTGCTTTGGAGTTATTCACGATATCTTCGCAAGTATCAAAAAGCATATTCATGATATCCAACTGCAATCGCTCGCCATAAAGCGCATTCTTCCTTCTCTTGTAAATCACTTCACGCTGAGAATTCATAACATCATCATACTCCAATAATCGCTTACGTGTACCGAAGTTATTTTCCTCTACTTTCTTCTGCGCTCGCTCAATGGATTTTGAAATCATAGAATGCTGAATTACTTCACCTTCTTCTAATCCCATTCTATCCATTAGTTTGGCGATTCTGTCTGAACCAAACATACGCATCAAGTTATCTTCAAGGGAAACAAAGAACTGAGAAGAACCAGTATCACCCTGACGACCGGCACGACCTCTTAGCTGTCTATCAACCCTTCTTGATTCGTGTCTTTCTGTACCAATGATTGCAAGACCACCAGCTTCTTTCGATTCCTTAGCCAATTTAATATCCGTACCACGACCCGCCATGTTGGTAGCAATGGTAACTGTTCCTGGTTTTCCAGCTTCAGCTACCACATCTGCTTCTTTTGCGTGTTGTTTTGCGTTCAATACTTGGTGTTTGATCTTACGCATGTTCAACATACGACTCAGAATCTCAGAAATTTCCACGGAAGTTGTACCCACTAAAACAGGTCTTCCGGCTTTACTCATTTCTTCAATTTCAGCAGCAACGGCATTAAATTTCTCTCTTACTGTTTTATAAACTTTGTCTTGACGGTCATCCCTAACAATTGGCTTATTGGTAGGAATCACTACCACATCCAATTCGTAAATATCCCAGAACTCTCCTGCCTCAGTTTCAGCAGTACCGGTCATACCCGCTAATTTGTGGTACATTCTAAAGTAGTTCTGCAATGTGATAGTAGCATAAGTCTGCGTGGCATCCTCTACTTTCACATTCTCTTTTGCTTCAATCGCTTGGTGGAGACCATCAGAATATCTTCTTCCTTCCATCACTCGACCTGTCTGCTCATCCACAATCTTCACTTTCCCATCTACCAAAATATACTCAGTATCCTTTTCGAAAAGTGTATAAGCTTTCAATAGCTGGTTTACAGAATGAATACGTTCCGCTTTCTCTGCATAATCTTTGATTAAAGTATCTTTCTTCTCCAGCATTTCCTCATCAGAATAAGACTCGTCTTTTTCCAAATTGGCAATTTCTACTCCTATATCTGGTAGAATAAAGAAATTAGGATCCTCTCCATCTCTTGTGATTAAGTCAATCCCTTTTTCCGTAAGGTCAATATTATTGTTTTTCTCTTCTATAGTGAACAATAAAGGCTCATCTGCCTCTGGCATTAATTTAGAATTATCAGCCAGGTAGATGTTTTCCGTCTTTTGCAAAATTTGACGAATACCCTGCTCACTCAAATATTTAATTAAAGGCTTATGTTTCGGCAAACCTCTAAATGCTCTGAACAATGCCAAGCCACCTTCATCTTCCTTACCTTCTTTGATGAGCTTTTTGGCTTCTAAAAGAAAGTCTGAAGTTAATTTTCTTTGCTCTTGTACTAGTTTTTCAATTCTTGGCTTAAGGGAATCAAATTCATGAACATCTCCTTTGGGAACTGGCCCTGAAATAATTAATGGAGTTCTGGCCTCATCAATCAAAACAGAATCCACCTCATCAATCATGGCAAAATGGTGTTTTCCTTGAACCAATTCTTTGGTTTCACGCGTCATATTGTCACGCAAATAATCAAAGCCGAATTCATTATTGGTTCCGTAAACTATATCCGATTGATAAGCTTTTCTTCTTTCTTCTGAGTTAGGTTTAAAATTATCGATACAATCCACCGAAATTCCGTGGAACTGAAATATAGGCGCCATCCACTCAGCATCACGTTTTGCTAAGTAATCGTTTACGGTAACAATATGAACACCTCTTTTCGCTAAAGCATTTAAGAAAGCTGGTAAGGTGGCCACTAAAGTTTTACCTTCACCTGTTGCCATCTCAGCAATTTTACCTTTATGGAGCACAATACCACCTATCAACTGCACATCATAATGCATCATGTCCCAGGTCACATCATTTCCAGCAGCTTTCCATGTATTATTCCAAACAGCTTTATCACCCTTCAAATTTACATGCTCAGCCTTGCCAGACATTTCTTTATCGAACATAGAAGCAGTCACTTCCAATTGTTCGTTTTCCATAAACCTGCGGGCAGTATCTT
Protein-coding sequences here:
- a CDS encoding SPOR domain-containing protein, giving the protein MNKFGAYIAFFLVGFLIIGCVTTQPTSTASKSYSEDLSQYRPEVDTSYKMVEEESAFRTTSENFEPNADVTELLNKKLDTLAENNKEIRYVNGYSIQVYSGSSSSEAYAARDTARVVLPEIRTDVEYKQPIYKVRVGRFTERLEVQRTLLKLKPKFPSAISVPQRIYIN
- a CDS encoding M20 metallopeptidase family protein; its protein translation is MDLKSEIQSLAKSQFEEIKGLREHLHRNPELSFEEFETAKFISKTLTEWGIEHQTGVADTGTVVLIKGKNPDKKVTALRADIDALPITEQNEVPYKSQNVGVMHACGHDVHTSSMLGTVKILNQLKEHFEGTIKVIFQPGEERVPGGASKMIKEGVLTKPDVNNIIGQHVMPLIDAGKVGFRSGMYMASTDELYMKVIGKGGHGAMPELNVDPVIITAHILVALQQIVSRHASPKIPSVLSFGKVIAEGATNVIPNEVYLEGTFRTMDEEWRASAQKKMRKMAEGMAESMGAKCEFEIRKGYPFLVNEPELTERAKANAIEFLGEENVEDLDLWMAAEDFAYFSQATDACFYRLGVRNEAKGINSSVHTPTFDIDPLALETGMGLMAWLAIKELESK
- the secA gene encoding preprotein translocase subunit SecA, whose protein sequence is MFDFLAKGLTKVFGTKSDRDIKEVLPLVEQINKEFAKLKDLSHDELRAKTADVLARINQYLKEIDDEIAALHTKVDENPDMDLHTKEDVFNEIDALEEKRNEKLEEVLLEVLPETFAIVKDTARRFMENEQLEVTASMFDKEMSGKAEHVNLKGDKAVWNNTWKAAGNDVTWDMMHYDVQLIGGIVLHKGKIAEMATGEGKTLVATLPAFLNALAKRGVHIVTVNDYLAKRDAEWMAPIFQFHGISVDCIDNFKPNSEERRKAYQSDIVYGTNNEFGFDYLRDNMTRETKELVQGKHHFAMIDEVDSVLIDEARTPLIISGPVPKGDVHEFDSLKPRIEKLVQEQRKLTSDFLLEAKKLIKEGKEDEGGLALFRAFRGLPKHKPLIKYLSEQGIRQILQKTENIYLADNSKLMPEADEPLLFTIEEKNNNIDLTEKGIDLITRDGEDPNFFILPDIGVEIANLEKDESYSDEEMLEKKDTLIKDYAEKAERIHSVNQLLKAYTLFEKDTEYILVDGKVKIVDEQTGRVMEGRRYSDGLHQAIEAKENVKVEDATQTYATITLQNYFRMYHKLAGMTGTAETEAGEFWDIYELDVVVIPTNKPIVRDDRQDKVYKTVREKFNAVAAEIEEMSKAGRPVLVGTTSVEISEILSRMLNMRKIKHQVLNAKQHAKEADVVAEAGKPGTVTIATNMAGRGTDIKLAKESKEAGGLAIIGTERHESRRVDRQLRGRAGRQGDTGSSQFFVSLEDNLMRMFGSDRIAKLMDRMGLEEGEVIQHSMISKSIERAQKKVEENNFGTRKRLLEYDDVMNSQREVIYKRRKNALYGERLQLDIMNMLFDTCEDIVNNSKAMDAFDDFRLSILGTFGIDFEISKEDYEAMKPNELTEKLYNHVYSSYKAKNDKIREKAFPILKDISKTKGATVKEIMVPFTDGKKQIGVVTDLQKNLDTEGQELILSMEKISTLAIIDENWKEHLREMDDLKQSVQNAVYEQKDPLLIYKFEGFELFKRFIGKLNEDTSSFMMKLDLPVQDSSQVQTAAQRKQQQNYKESKEESGSVLSGGQNKNRPPVEKQMPAKSEKVVGRNDRVSVQYQDGSVKKDVKFKTVEEDVKSNKCVLLDE